The following nucleotide sequence is from Megalops cyprinoides isolate fMegCyp1 chromosome 19, fMegCyp1.pri, whole genome shotgun sequence.
GGATCCTGGTGAAGGGGCGACTCTGTCCCTGCAGGACCAAACCAAGCATTGATGGTGATGTCGTCTTCATCTCCCTCCCCGAGACAACAGTAGTCAGGGATACGGATGTCTGCTTTCAGTTCAGGAACCTGGGcaatgaaatgataaataatactTACACATAAATCTATACCTCTTCATATGACAGGATATATTTGTTACATACTGAACATACGCAGGCTTCATTGCATCCAAATATCTGTGATCAAATGGCTATAATTCTGGTTTCACAAAGGACTCTTTGAGGTTTCTGAATTTTACTCAATTTATAATGTGAACTGAATACTGAATGGCCTGCTACCAGACAGGGTAGGTATGAAAGCAAAAGTAATTTGAAAATGGCTCTTGCTGGTCTCTTACGGGCCCTTTTAAGGCAGCAGGAACAGGTTGTTTATTTTGGCTGCTAGTTGTCACCACAAAGGCATGACTGTGCTTGCAAACACTTAAAAGggacatttgtttggcaatgGTGTCACCAACCTAGGCATGACAAGAGAGTTAGGTAGCTAGCAGCAACAAAGTGTGAAGAGGCATACTTATGATGACTCATCCAGCTAGCCAGCTGTCTGCAAAATATGAACCTAGAAAGCTTTACCTGCTCACTACCAAGCTACCCAACATTCTGTATCTGTTAGTTTGTATGATCTGAAACACTATGTTAACTGGCTCACTAGCAAACTGGTGAGTTTTGCCAAATTTTAAAGTCACAGTTTTTAAGTCAGTATTTTACATTCACTAGCAGTATTGCCTGTGTTGTCCTTAGCTATTGCCAGCTACAACCTTTTAAAGATTGCACTAGACATTTTAAGACCTCTATGGTTTCAGGGGGTGGAAAAGGAATTAACTGTTCTGTAACATAATACAGTTTTCCTTGACTTCTGAGGTAACATAGTTAGCTGTTGCTAACCACTGATAACTCTGCTTACTCTTGTGCtttcttattttcacatttgtgcaCTATCCTCAAAAGTGTTGCTTTAATACCTTAAGTTACAGTGTCAACCCTAGTGACCTCTCAGTTGAACTGATGTGGATCCTTGTTGAGGTAGAATAACTCAGtggcttttaaaatggattGGCAGCTTTGcccatatgtgcatgtataaaaCAGCGTCTGAGTATTGAATTTTGtgtaaaaggaaagaaacaggaaTACGGATTAATCAATAACTGCCTTCAAGGGGAAACCACAGACTGAGGTCTGTGGGCGGTGTCTGACCTGCTCAAAGAGTTGATGCTGGGCCAGGTACCCCATGCGGCTGCCCTCTTCCTATGCATGTGACAGAACATAgcgatagagaaagagagagacctcATCACCATGGAACATGATCTTCCTAGTGTTTGAAAAATGgaacacaaaataattacacactTCAACAAAATGATGCACTTACTTGTCCAAGGATATAGCGGTCTATGAACTCATTGACCGTGAGCAGTTTCTGTGACCATTCTTCATCAGTGTACCTGGAGCCCACTTCAATAGGCACTGTTCGACAGCCTGCCACTGTCCGCAGGTAGTCTATGCTTGAAAGGTGGGGAAGAGATTACTGGCTGAAATGCCAACGTGCTCCGCAAAAATGCTACGTAACATGATAGACATTTGTGTACtttgttaaaatggaaaattatcaTTAAGGCAAACTTCAGTTTGTTCAACCTTACAATTTCCAATCATTCAACTTGAAATGCaccttattttttattaatatatttgtgtaaaaGGTTATATGTAGAGACCATGCAACTTGAGCACCACCTGAAGCATGTTTTTGACCACAACATTGATGGACAAGAGAAAGAATACAGCACACTAGTTTTAACCTTCTACAGcagctaaataaaatattacctCCAGCGATGATCCTTGAAGGCAGGCCAATGGTCTATTATTCCCTCTAAGATGACAGGCTTTTGGGGGGCCAGGAAGTCTGATCTGAAATGATCCAAGGAAGGGCACTGTATCCTGGGGACTGCTGTACCTGGATTAAGCTCAGGTTCAAGGCTGCAGACCCTCTTTACTTTCTGTGATGGAaatggtacaaaaaaaaaaatcaatgccagTTATCACTTTGCAGTTGTTTAGTAACCGCTAGATGACCAAAACAAAAGTCAGCAGTAACTTAGttaaaaatgcaacatcaaAAGGGATGCTTCACAGACTCTGACAAAGTGATCAGCTAAATCTGTGATTCAGGGTCCAAAAAAACCATTTGTGCATTAAAATCAACCTTTGAACTTGTCCCGCCATCGGGGCTGCCCTCTTCTGCAGGCCTCTTCTTCACTTTATCCTGCAGGATCCCCACAAGAGTCTGCAGTATGTCATCCATGATGGCAGCCCCCATCAGCAGTCCCATGTCACATGTCTTTATGGCCTCCCGCAGCTTGGCTTCCGACACCTCTCCGTGGCACAGGCTAGCCACCTTGAACAGGCAGCCGTATGAGTAAACGCGTCTCCACTCCTTGTCCACGTCTCGCCAAGTCCCTGTGTTGAGCTTCTCCCAGGAGAAGTCCAGGATGATCTGGGCGGTCTGCACCCGGCGGTGGGCAGACAGCCCGCTGTAGAGCTGTTGCCTGGCATGTTGTAGCACTGCCACTATGCTGGGCTCCACCTTCTCACTGAACTCAAGGGGAAACTCTGCCTCTGTCAGCGGCAATGCTGATTTTACCTCAGGCCATGTGTGAGCCATGGTCTTAGATGTTCTCCAAACTCTGCTGAAGAACACAAGAAAATGGTCTTGAATGTAGCATGGCTTTTCAGTTCTAAAATCATCAACAAGTAAGGTAAGTAAGAGAAGTGGAAGCAGCACCAATGTAATATGCTGGGGTAATGACTATGTTTGAGCAAAGCAACAAAACATATGAAACATCTAAATACAATAACTCCACTGGATTGTAGTCCTATTCCCCCTCCCTTCTATGCAATGAAGAGCTACTGAAGTCCAAGTTTTCAGATCGCTTCTCCCATTGGTGGAAATTTTAGTTGACGGGAAATGGTTACTTACACGCGGAAAATGAAGGCAATATGGCAAAACGTATGTGGCGGCTAATACTATCGTAGCGTTTACAATTAAATTCAGAGTGATACAGAGGAGCTGTACTACAATGTAACTGCTAGCTACGTTTATTTAGTTATCCTGGTCGGCTATTTATCTACATAGCTAGTTAAATCCGAGGCAAtgtagatagctagctagcaagtaaCTTGAGAATTTTGCGCATCTTATACAACGAGGACGTTCCAAATGTCTTGATGTGTAACGCTTAGTTTCTGATGCtcttttaattttgaaaaatattcaaacagcaCAACACGTTTTCCATTAGAAACTGTCTTACTGCGCTAACTACTAGGTACCCTCCTCTCATCGTCAGTTCCCGTTGCTTTGCGagttacataaaatacagtccGTGTGGAAAACCACACCGAATCGAACATGTTGAAACTGAGATGCGGCAGGATTGGCGTATTGAATGACGGCCAAAGGCATTCCTGATAAATCGATCGTATGTCCACCCTGGCCAAAATAAGCACCCCTCAGATCAATAGTTTCCGTATTGAAATATCTGAGCCGTTGTTTTCCCTCATGTCTTAGACGAGCAATACTGTAGACGGTTCATCAATGCCATGTGCAAAAGCTCTGTAAAAATCGGATGTTTCTAATGCAAACTTCATGTACAATACACGTACAATACATAATCATTACAATACATGTTTATCTGTACTGGGGGtatacaaaacaataataacaccACATGAAAGACTAATATTATGACTCACAATTGAAATGAGGCTCTTCACAtgttcatattaatgtcaattcTAACTGCCAAGGGGAACATTGATCTGGAGATCTGTTGTGGTATGGGTAGCCATCTTGTGGGAGTCGCTGGGTCCAaatattactctgcatggtagaatcATGGCCAAGGAATATGAAACCATTTTAGAGGACCAGGTACACCCTATGGAAAGTAAAAATGGTTTCTTGAAGAttttcccatattccaagacaGCAATGCCCCCATATATATTGTTAAATGGATTAAAGAGTGGTTTTATGAACACTGggatgaaataaaacatgtttgatgGCCTCCCCAATCACAGGATCAAACATCTTTCAACCTTTATGAGAAAGTGTGGAACATAGAGTGCAGAgtagatttccacctccttcatctcttaaagaactggaggctttcATCCTTAAAGAATATTCCAAACTCCCACTAGAAGCAGTGCAAGACTTCACTTAAAGCTGTTCTGAAAGCAAAGGACATACCAAATTAGTTAATAAAGTAATCAGTTACTAAATATTCACTGATGGTTCATTGGTGAACCTAAtcaatcaaaacatattttgtagcACATTTATATATGTGAATTTTCACAGAGCTCTGGACAAAGCATGTGTTCCAGATCATATTGAAAAACCATAAAACAGTTGAAAATTTTACCCTAGGAAGAGCTGGTCAGGTGATGCCTTGAAAACAGTGGGGAGGTAAACAGTGAAATAGAGACACATGAAAactaacaaatgaaatgaaaatatccatTAGTTCACTACAAAGTCCAGAGGCTGTTAGGTGGCTGGAGGAATGACCATTGGTGGACACTGTTAGGCTCCCTCAGTGCAACATACTGTGTTGTGTATCTAgttttaatttatataattgttgcaatatcatttatttattctatcAACCACTTTCTCTCGATGACAGAAATCTGAATATGCACATCAAACccaatataaatgaatatgtattcACAAACCAAAATGCATAACTATATAATTACCTTCTATTTCTCAAGGACCTCCTTACCAAACAATCAACATGTATTTGCCCTGGGCTAGACATTTATAAAAGAAAACCATTCCATAGACTGTAGTACATCAATCTGAccatacatgcagacacatggaACAATtccctgtttttcatttaactttttttaccTGATTGCATGCCAAAATTGCTTGTTATGCACATTCATTAAGCACCCAGGCTCTTGTGCTTGTTAAGTCAAGCATTCCACTCTGATCTTAAAGTCATAACACAACACAGGACAGGGAAGGAAGTGGGACATGACCACTTTTCAGTCTGTAAACCACACAAGCTTATCTTATCTGTTCCAGATTTTATGAAGTACCTACATGGTTCCAACCCCGTGTGAATTACTGTACTTTAGtgaactgcaaaataaaatagatGAAACATGCAGGAACATGCCAGATACTGCAAAAGAATCTTACTTCAGTGCTCCTATTAATGTATTCAAATCAACATTCCAATGCAGAAGCATGAAGCCACAAGTGTTACCACAACTGGAGGAAGTCCAAAACACCTTAGTATCTTTCCTTCATTAACAGAATGAGCAGCTCCAAAAAGCCAGCAAAGTAGTTGTAACTGCCTAGAAGTTCTCTGTTTAATTCTTATGTATGTAGGTACGTTCTTATTAAAGGGCAAGTGTTCAACAGACAGTATATGACTTAACAAtttcttgccattttgacctaCTGCTTGTTGTAAGGGAGTACTGTCATAAGGCCGTATGTCTTTTTTGGATGGATTTTATTTGTCAAATGACAACATCTGTTCAGTTGTAATTCATTAACTATTGATTCCTCCCTTGACAATTGGACTGGTTGTTTAGTGGAAATGAACCAGCTGTCTAAGACAAACAGTTGTAAATGCAGTTAGCTGATCTATGAAGGAGCTTCTGATCTGAGGTCAGGATAATAGAATCACACCAGCTGTGCTTAATTGGTGCTCCAAGGGGCTTGTGTAAATCAGGGCCACTTTTGTGGAGGAAATGGCTGTTATGACAGgcgctgaaataaaaaagacaatcaAATTATGTCTGCTGTGGAGTCACTGCTGCATTCTGCAGTTGTGATATTCATACTCAGAGGGAAATGCGGCTGACCTGATTTGCATACTTGGTAGTCTTAGTTCTACATTACCCCATTTGAAAAGAATAATCAAATGAATGGCTTCCCTGTCTTTATCTTCTTGCTTCGCATTACTGTTTATATCTGAATAGTGTTATTGAAGACATAACTTTGCAGTGCATGTCTCACAGAACCCAGGCATTGAGTGATTCCACCCATTGATCTTGTCCTACAGAAATAACTTGTTTCCCTATGTAAccttttattgatatttatcaaattcttgtcattttttacacTTAAGAATTTTTCAGCCTTTCATTACACTTCAGGGCAACATTGAGGGCCTGGACAGCAGAATGTTCAGTGGATGATTGCTTCAAAAACTAAGGATATATATACTGCATCTACAAATACACTAAAAAGGATATATATTCTGCGATATGACTGCAGCAGTGTTCTTACCAGTAATCTGAGGAATCAGTCTAATCAAGAGATGTAGCCTTTTATCTACTTTTAATCTAATTTTTCAAATAGCCTTTCTGTCtattgtgtgaaatgtttcaaatgaattttataTATAGCGAGGATTATGACCTGAAACCAGGCTCGGCGCCAAGAGAAAATACAGGGAGGTGCAACTGCAACCCGCAGCATTGCACAAAAGTCACAAATACTTTGTAGACATCCtgatataaggagacaactgggggtgcactgaggtccgcctgggggtgcaatgcacccctaagcacccccgtAACGTCAGGCCTGCCTGGAACTAAGAGGCACTTTCCTACTTTCTCAAAATATGTGTGGATGTCAAAGACAAAGGGCTCTGTTCAGTTTTAACTTTGAGTAAAAGAACTGAAACCAGCATATGTACACTTCTTGCAGAACAAAAAGAGCCTGTTGATCGCTGAAGGTTTGAGTGTAAGCTCAAATTGAGACTATCCCTAATGCACAGAATGCAGCCACACCAACGCCCTTGTCCCCCAGGCAGCTGGCAAGTCTAGTACTACAAGGCTGCCACACTAATTCCAGCTGACTTTGCCACCATCATAATCTGTTTATGTTTACTCATCTAACCTGCTGTTGTGGGCCATTTTTCAGGTGGGAACCTGTTGGCTCTCAGGTAGCAATGAGGAGGGATTCACACCTCCGCTCTGGGCTTATAAGTAAAAGTAAGATTCCCTTAGTCTCAAAGAATTTTGAGCACTGCTGCATTGCACAGAGTCCTTATAGGAAACTctatggaaaatgaaaaaaaaagaaagatattttccattaattaaaatatgcttCATTATGGAAtctatttttataattttctgTTACAAAGACATTGAAcaagaattcatttttatttggagCTTAAGCCTGAATACAGCTTAAATGgattttgaggttttttttggtTGATGACTGAAAATAATACCAGTATTACTAATTGGTAATTGgttgttttactttttccccACTAGTAGGTAGCACCGAGTAAATAACTTTTAAGGGCTGTTGTAAATTCTTTCAatttcactgtctctgtttgtaGACAAAATTTAGAAGGCCTCACTTAGATCCCATAATTTTATTCAATAGCTAACTATTTCATGTATAAATAGGTAGGGGGAGTCCTTGTTACTTCCTTGGCATATACTGTCTAGGGTGCCTTCCATAGCTTTTATTTAGCATATTATCCATGCACAGATCTGGGTATCTATTGTGGTAATTTGGGTTAATTACTTTAGCAATGCCTAGGAATTTAACCACACCACACCTTCTAGAGAGTAAAACGGCATAAACcataaaaatacttttgtcaACAACAGCAGGAAGGAACAGGAGGAAGAAtctgagtttctttttttgcacaagGTGAGAATCCCAGCTTGTGCAGTGAAGCagaggctgtgtttgtttttcactgctCCTGGTGCAGTCTGcgaagcgtgtgtgtgagtgtgtaatgtaTTATTCAAATGCTCCCCAAccaggaaagagaggagggggagctgAAGGTCAGAGGGCCTGCAGCTCTGATTCTCTGCGCTGTCAACACTGGCATCACCTGCAGGGGTTCTCCCTACATCCTCTTCCGTGTCTGCAAAGCCCCCCCCTCCAACCGCCGGTGTAATGCCAAGAGACTCCTGGCATtacatcactcactcactcacaagtTATGCTGTGGCCTTTTGGGACTGGCAGTTGtgacagagagatagaaagagagaaagagagagactcaTCCTCAACTTTCGTGTGAATCCTGTTAATGTCAGTGATACAATGCCGCTAATAATAACTGGAGCAGTTCAGTGGAATTCTGTACTCCAACTAAAAAGTTGCCGGGTGCTATGTCCAGTTGTGTCATATCCAATTATATATACCCATACCAGAAGATGACTGTCAAGCTGACTGAAGGAGGTACAGGGTCTGCAAAGGATTCGTCACCCTTGTCATTGCCGTCATCATCAGAATCAGCATTCATAATCTTCTTAAGTCAATATTTTCTGCTATTCtatgtaataaaacattctgTCAAATAAATTGAGTTTGCAGCGGGCTGTTATTGTGCTGTGCTGACCTTTAATCCTTGCGTGGCAGAGCAGGCGGCTATAAGGGGGCTCTGGGCCCAGAGAAGGTTAATCCTGATATAGCAGGGGCTTGCCTTGGGACCGCTGCGGCTGCGGTGCCGGGAGCGTTAATGCCGACGAGGCTCGGGGACAGCTGCCGAGACCCTCAGAGCACCGCGGAGCATGACCACAAACACCGGGGGCTCCCGCGAGCTCGCCGGCACCGAGTCTCAGAAGCACCGTCGGTGAGAATGTAATCTGCTCTATCACGCTCCAGGTGccgctgaaaaaaaaaacctgccgtGCTTGCATTCGCCCTGCATCAGAATCCAATTAAGCACAGTTTAGTTCTACACAGGCTGCCAGTCCTGGCCTGTTGACACATGAAATGGATTTATTGTTATGGGATAAATAAACCCGCGTACCGAAACAAAGTGCACTGGCGTATCTTTAGGCAATCTGTGAACAAATTGGCATGCGTATCTTGCAGATGGAAATGTCAAACTCTGGAGTTGTAGCATCAATAAGCGTATCAAAAACCATATGAACAATATGAATGTATCTGTTCCTGTCTGAATTTCCGGTGAGATAATCTTCAGTGACACCCAGACGCAGGGGATCAGTTGAACAGGTAAACCTGCTTGTTAGGTAGAGATCATTGCTTGATGACTACATTTAATGGGACTTTACTGACTCAAGCTATCAAATAGAAAGGAAGgtaatgaaatatgaacaggATATGCGACAGAATGGCTAGCTTTCCAAATGCAGTAGTTGTCCAAAatgtagcacacacacaagtgggGCTCTTCTGTCCACTCCACTCTGTGTACCCTTGAGTGGTCCTGAATCTCGTCCTTACTGCTGCTTGACAGCATAAAAAATTACTGCAGTGCCTAGGTTAATCTCGTTAAGTATATAGATGTAAAGCCATCAAAGGTTTGGATTCCTCCCATGAAATGTTGGTGATACATTTACTAGGTGTCATGAAATCCACAAAGatttaatgaatgaaaagcATAATGCCGTATGTAATCACATGCAGTCTTACAGCTCTCTGGTAGAATGAACTCAGCAGACACCTGTATGCACTTTGGTAAATACAGGTACATAGTGCAGttatgtatgtaattatgtatacatacatgtcCAGAAAAATGAATGGTGGCATCAGCATATGAATACAATCACCGTTGTAAAGTGCAGCGAAACGCAGTTCAGAATCATTAGAGGAACCTCACAGAATTACTCAAGAAGTTACTATTTATAATAGCACAGTACAAATAAGATCTTTTATATAGAAGTTCAGCTTTTTATTAGATAAGTAATTTCTGATTATTTTGCAAGCTGTGTCACCTGACAAGCTGATTGGAGATACAGTGGTGAACATCAGGCACTAACATGACACGATTGTCATACACCAACAATTCCCTCTGTCAGCATCATGTGCTGGTGATGTGCAATTCAAGGGGAGGCAGAGAATAATTGGATTAACCTACAGTAAAGAATCCAATTTCAAAGAGGCCAAGAGAAGTCAAGAGTGGAGAATGGTTCTGTCAGTTATAAAGAGCAGTCCTCACATTCAGTGTGTCTGACCGTGACCATGGCCCTTTGTGAGATCACGCCCTGTCACAAGCATTACCACTGCCTGCAGCCAGAGAGGATGATGGAACTACACTGCCGATATTAACAAGACACACCTTGTCTATTCTGGGATGCACCTTCACAATGGAGCTGTTTGCGAAGGTCAGTCCCTGCAAGTGCCTGTCTTTTGGGGACTTGCGGGAGACGACTGTCtctgtgcttcactgtggtgcaggCGGTGCTGTCTGAATCTCTCTACATCAGCTCAATTCGATCACGTGCGCCCCTACCACTGGGGCTGCCGGGACACCTGCTACTTACCTTAATTACCAGATGTTCCAGTCTGGGGGTACAGAGAGTTCCCCTTGAttctctgcagtctgcagctACTCCAGTATCACAGGTGGTGTTGAGGAATGCCAGGAGGTTGTGAGTTTTAATCCCAGGTGGacccactgctgttgtgtcacTGCTCCCTTACCTGTGTTGTTTCAATGAGTataattagaaaaaagaaactCCCCAAGTCACGCTGGAAACAAGCATCTGCTTagcagataaataataaaaaagctgtcAGATATGGTTGACATTTCACTTGAACGTTCACCTGAGCCATGTAAAACACTCCAAAGCCAGATGGCAAACATGTTAGCACCCTGGGACACAACTGGGGTGACAAGACTATTTTCTTGGGTTTACAACACTGGCATGACCAATACAGTAGGAATTAATGAAGATTAGAGAAAGGCATGTTCGCTTTTCTTGGTACTCAGATATTACCAGAGGCCCCTGTGACTCTTGGAATATATGAACTAACCAGTCCCAGCCTAGAGACACGCAATGTAGAAACCATACTGGTAAGCATGCGGATTATAATCTCAGGTGAAAAATGAATAGAGATATTGAATGTGATTGGGATGGCGGATCATTGTATGCACAGGGAAGTTTAGGAGGTTGGTCCCACCTCACTTTCTTTATGTCTGCCTCCAGTACCCAGAATTCACCCCTTCTCCCTGTTTACATGAAATTAGCACCCTACATATCTTTGCACAGAGAGAACACATCCACAAGTGTATCCTAGCTAAGCACTTGGAGTCTGTATTTATGCTCATAAGTGATTGAGAACATTTTTTAGAGGGTGAGAAACAATgccatttgcaaatgtaatttgccGCAATCCACAGAGACCATTCTGGGCTTTGTATGAGGTTTATGGATGGCCTAAAGTAGGTTACAAAACCATGAAAGGATTTCAAATTTGCTTGTATtcttatttattgtaaaaaatgaaGCGAAATTCAGTAATTATATTTACTATTGTAAATGAGAAAACCggtgtttgaaatgtaaaaatagcatTATTTAGATATTAGATATGAGTTAATGTTAAGATCAAGGGCCTACATTTGAGAATGAgagtagagagacagagactctATGGCTGAAGAAGAGAATCTCAGAATATAGTCCCTTGGCAACCAGTTGCAAATCAATGGAATGACTCTCTCTCATGTTCAGTGCAATCATCTAAATTTTGTCCTGAGGTTTAAGATACTGAGATGCAGAGAAGAGAACCCCTCTGGACAAACTACTCACACATCTGTGAACTCAGCTACAATGCTCCACTGAGCTTACTAATTCATTAGAATCAATATATTGATCGACTTTCATCTTTAGATGCATATTCATAGTTTGTGTTCCTGATCATAGTTAGGACAGAAACCCACAGTGAAAAATGTGGACGTGGCCttagaacattacattattatgggATACTCAACCCATTCatcagcagggagggagagtagCTTTGGAACCACTACCTAAAGTGTCCCCTATTTTGTATTATCGttcttttcacacattcaaTTATAAGGCTGGATTTTTATTGAAGATGTACAGGGTAAGAACCTTACCTGAGGGTACATCagcaggatttgaacctgtaaccAATCTCTTTACAAGTCCACTTCATTAAGCATTGACATTTTTGTACTGTAGACGAAAGGGATGGAGAACGAATGTGAATTATATTGATCCctgcaatggaatggaaccaTCCTGCCCTGGTTTTCAGGAAGCAGACTCTTTGGTGTGGTGAAAGCTGTCAGGGTGCTGACAGTGAGCAGACACATTGGGGGACTGCACATGTGAAAAGAAGTAGATTTTGGGAGAGGGAActaacagaatttttttttacaattatctCAGAGGTATAGCAGGGTTGGCCTTGAATGCCCAATCTCGTTTTCACTGTTTCTCAACCAGCGGTACATGGCAATGAGCATATGTGTTGGTAATcactaaaatgtgaaataattaaaaatatttgactaaaatcacaataaaaaatatacctGAATCAACACATAGGAAGGTAGCAATTCAAGGGAGAAATCTGTatattaaaaagggaaaaaagtgcaatgaaaaaaactttgaaatatttctcaTACCTCTCATTTGTGTGGTCTGAACAGAGGGAGCTTGAGATGTAAGAAAAGTTACAGAAGGGGTACGTTGGATGAAAAAGAGAAGCACTCTTTTGTTCTAATTCTGTTTCACAGGGATTTAAAACGCTTGGAGGTGGTGaatgaccagcagagggcagaagTGCAGCTGCAGtaccagtagagggcagtagTGTGGCAGCAGTACCAGCAGCACCTCATCGTAATGGCAGACAGAAAgaagcaaacataaaaacaaaaatgtattaaaccaATATCTGTCTAGTTGTATTTCAGGAGTGATTTGTGGATGCCTCCACGGTCCATCCTTTCTTAATCTCCTCAGCTGTTCTTTTTGATATTTCTCAGAGATTTATTTATGTGTGATTGCATTCAAGATTtagcttttgtgttttgttgctgttctaACATGATTTTTTCAATTTACGCAGGTGAAGTTAAGCTTGAATTTTTCAGATCTTTTCCTCATGGCATGTACAAGGTGCTATCCATTGCATGTTATAATGTGTAAGGTAATCTGTAAGGTCACACTGCTCTCACTGACTGTAACAACTGTGTTTTGTTAGAATTATCTTGTACTTTTTTACATTGTGCATTCTCTTTGAATAAATTCAGCTCTAAAGTTTCTGAATCCCATTCTACAGTtgagaaaccaaaacaaatatgcatttgtgaTTTCAAGGTAGCATAAAGAGATGCGGCAAAGGGAAGTTGGACCATAATAACTCTGACAATCAGGAATTGAAAGCCGTGACAGTCCTTCCCATTCTGTGGTGTGATTAATGGTGTACATTCCAAAGTTAAAAATATAGACACCTAAAAGAAAACTCTCATGTGAATTTACAATCCactgctcttttttttgcacCTGGAAACTCCTGCCAGGTTCCTTGTAGTGTCTTGAGAAAATTTGCATTACTATTGTTATTTATAACTATATAATTAACTTGATATGTtgagttatttaaaaaaaaaacactctctcCTCAGCACCTGGTTCTCTTGGCAGGCGGCTCTTGGCTTTTTCACACATTCAAGCtccattattttctttcatatccCCCGACCTAAAATGATATTTTCCCATATCTATTCCCCTGGCTTTCATGCCCCAAACCTAGTGCTGGCCAGGGTCAGCAATCTCAGCTGCTCAGGAGGAACCTTGACCTCACCCTGTAA
It contains:
- the kdm8 gene encoding LOW QUALITY PROTEIN: lysine-specific demethylase 8 (The sequence of the model RefSeq protein was modified relative to this genomic sequence to represent the inferred CDS: inserted 1 base in 1 codon; deleted 3 bases in 2 codons); this translates as MAHTWPEVKSALPLTEAEFPLEFSEKVEPSIVAVLQHARQQLYSGLSAHRRVQTAQIILDFSWEKLNTGTWRDVDKEWRRVYSYGCLFKVASLCHGEVSEAKLREAIKTCDMGLLMGAAIMDDILQTLVGILQDKVKKRPAEEGSPDGGTSSKKVKRVCSLEPELNPGTAVPRIQCPSLDHFRSDFLAPQKPVILEGIIDHWPAFKDHRWSIDYLRTVAGCRTVPIEVGSRYTDEEWSQKLLTVNEFIDRYILGQEEGSRMGYLAQHQLFEQVPELKADIRIPDYCCLGEGDEDDITINAWFGPAGTESPLHQDPQQNFLAQVVGSKYIRLYSPQDSEKLYPHQSHLLHNTSQVDVENPDVVRFPDFMKAPYQDCVLKPGEVCFIPVQYWHXVRALDLSFSVSFWWS